Within Limanda limanda chromosome 1, fLimLim1.1, whole genome shotgun sequence, the genomic segment attatttatttttttcaggcaaaacgcatgcaatgcttcaaaatgcatgcTCAGGCctgctcagtgctgctttgcagtcctagaaattttagaaattgtattttttagctggtactttccagggttgagcaattctggttttaattattgtttttattcggtttttattaatgttattaggtgactttacatgattttttgaaggtattccttttcgattcacattcgttttccctttcctacttcgtgtcaacatctgcacataaataaatagctcgaagcagcaagtggttaacttagCTTAAAGCAAATATTGGAAGAAGTTGGTTAAAACAATTACTGATGACtcttgagtctttatatatgtattgtacaaactggctaatatgtacaacttcaagcagggttgtgtcttcactttgccgtccctacaggcaagataccctacaggtgtatttgtcaccctgctggaaacaaatgcaaacacaaactcagGCCCAtacagtgaagatagtctaatgataaataaataggcttacatgtagatgagTGGTCAAGCTGGCGAGCAGGTTTaggctaatagacacaaaaggtacATAAACCGACCAACTGACAAGGAGCTGCGGACAAAGGCAGCTATAAATACTCGTTCGGCGATGAGGGAGATGGGATAAGGTGCGTGAGCGAGGATGGAAGCTGCGGAACAAGTGgaattttggaaagaaaaattACAAATTTAAAGATGGGGACATCAAGTGGAGACATGGAGAAGGGTAGGTCTGAGGAGATAACAGAGAACACATGGCCAGGGAGAAGTGGGGctggttattatttatttttttcaggcaaaagcaaaacgcatgcaacgcttcaaaatgcatgtgctcgggcccgctcagtgctgctttgcagtcctagaaattttagaaattgtattttatagttggtactttccagggttgagcaatccaGGTTTTagtatatatttgatttcatataGGTAATATCTAAGAGCTACAACAGCAGTCAATAATTTGGTTGACAGAACATTTCTGATTGAACAACTGATCGATCAACTCTGGTTGCAAATTATTGTTTCAATCGGGTTCCAGAAAAAAACTCGGGTTTTAAGAGGTTGTTGTTAAACATTGGTGGTACAGTCATAATCGGTTGGTAATGTCCATATGCACTGATGTAAATGATTTCTTGCTCAACGTGCCCTTTGTCTGTCCTGATTTACAGAAGAAGTAACTCCGGCTCCAGCAGTTTCAGAGGACAATAGCCCTTGTATTTCAGGTTTTGGAGACTCTCCTGCCCCGGCCCCTTCTGTTCCTCTGAGTAGCTCCAATTTAGAGCCCCGTTCTCTGGAGGAATGTGTGACCATCCTCTCCGATCCGCAGGCAAGCTGCCATTGAAGTTAGAAATCCTCACACAAAGCCCAGTTCTGAATGTGGCTGAAGGTTTAACAAATCACCGGTTTGTCCTTGGTGTTTTCCAGAGAGGTGCCCGTTTCCTCAGCGATGCAGAGGTGATAAACCTGGTTACCCAACATCACATTCTTAACTATAAATTGGAGATGCTCCTGGATACTCCAGAGAGGGGCGTGTCAGTCAGGAGGGAAATGCTATCGACCAAACTTCCCGTTCACTCGGCCTTGGCTTGTCTGCCTTACAAGGACTACGACTATTCTAAGGTTTGTATATTCGTAAAATACATCGTCCTCCAGTAAATTCACCTTTATGACTAATACAAGGTTTCAGTGTTCATGTTGTAGCATGATTCTATTCAAGCTTTATTTAATGTCCCTTGTCTGTAGGTGATGGGTACTTGTTGTGAGAATGTCATCGGGTACATGCCGGTGCCAGTGGGAGTGGCTGGTCCTCTTCTGTTGGACGAGAAGCAGTTTCACGTTCCCATGGCGACCACAGAGGGCTGCCTGGTGGCCAGCACGAACCGAGGATGCAGGGCACTTTCTGTAAGAGAGGCCGACTTAGCTGTGGTTCActgtgtggtggtgtgtgtggttgtgcgtgTTGTGCTGACTCTTCTCATCCTTCCTGTCCAGCTGAGTGGGGGTTGCCGCAGCCGGATCCTAGCTGACGGTATGACGCGGGGTCCCGTGGTGAGGATGCCGTCAGCGTGTCGGGCTGCAGAGGTCAAAGTCTGGCTCGAGACCTCGGATGGTTTCCGCCTGATTAAAGAGGTCTTCGACCAGACCAGCAGgtcagaggaaacactgagattGGCTAAAAGCAATAACAGGATGAATACTGAATCACATATGTACCAAATGTTATTATCTGACAGAACAtgcatgtatttttatttttcttgccaGGTTTGCTCGTCTGGAGAAGCTGTTTGGGAATGTGGCTGGGAGGAACCTGTATATACGCTTCCAGTCTCAGACAGGAGACGCCATGGGCATGAACATGTTATCAAAGGTACGACCCAATCTTGTGCAATTTCAAGGAAACTCTGGCTTTTGTCTCCATTCAGCTTATCATGTGTACACCACATTTGTTTTGTATCTCCAGCACCATGAATACTTAACAGGGTACATGCTGTGTTTTCCCAGGGGACTGAACAGGCTCTGCTcagactgcagcagcagtttccTGACATGGAGGTGATGTCAGTCAGTGGTAATTACTGCACTGACAAAAAATCTGCTGCCATAAACTGGATTCTGGGCCGGGGCAAGTCTGCTGTCTGCGAGGCCACTATCCCTGCCAAGGTGGTCACGGAGGTAAAAACAACTACAGCTAAAACTCTCCCTGTGCTTCTCAAGTCGTAGCAGTGGAAAAACTCTGCTCACCAGCTTCAACACGTTTTCTGCCATCTGTTACTGTTTGTCAAATAATAAAAGGCCCTTTGGATGTATGTTTAGGTGCTAAAGAGCAGTACAGCTGCTCTGTTGGAGCTCAACATCACCAAAAACCTGGTGGGCTCGGCCATGGCGGGCAGTATAGGGGGCTTTAATGCTCACGCTGCCAACATTGTAGCTGCCATATACATCGCCTGTGGGCAGGTAAACCTCACTCATGTTATCTCTAGTCTTGCATTACTTCCACACATACTCATGGGTATCTTTTAAATAACACAACTAATAGTATTAGATTGAGTGTGAGGCTGATAAATAGTCAACTTTCCACAtccagacagatgtttgtggaccAACTTTCCAAAATGTACCTCAGATTCAACATTGTTTCAGAACCTTTAACCGATTTCATGAATATTTGAAAAACCTTCCGGAAGCCAAGTATCCGTCTGTTATTGTCTAAAAAGGAATCTATGATAACAGATAACTTTTGAAGGGAAGGAGGTGTTGATTGGACTTCACAGACTTTGCACATTTTCAGGATGAATTTGATcaagaatatataaaaaagtcCTTCCACTACAAAAAGGAAAACCAATTTGTGTGAAAGCTAAGAACAAGGTTCTGCAACTAAGGACATAATCTCTGCACCAATGTGAGCTGTAGCTGGAAATAAAATGGTTGACTTTTAAAAGGCGTAACATGAATTTGTCTCAGTGGCAAAAGGTCATATTTAACCTGTCCCATTTAGATGactttcaaaagaaaaatacacattcaaacAAATTGTAACTTTCCTTAACTTTATAGAAATACTTGGATAGGATTTTTAAACatatgtcaacagttttctcaCCACACGTATGGAGTAATATCTCTGTGTCGTGTGTCAGGATCCTGCTCAGACAGTAGGAAGCTCCAACTGCATCACTCTGATGGAGCCTGCTGGTGCAAATGGAGAAGACCTGTACATCAGCTGCACTATGCCCTCCATAGAGCTGGGAACTGTGGGAGGAGGCACCAACCTGCTGCCACAGCAGGCCTGTTTACTGGTAACCTACTCGTTTACTTtaatttttgatttaattttcagTTTCAAGTCTCCTTCATAGTAACGCTTGTTTGTAAAGAGTGTGACTAACTGAAACAGGGCAAGCTGTTTTTCCCGTCCTTCCCTTTTTTAaccattcaaattcaaaaacatttattttgcataATTCAAATTTCTCAAAAATATTTGCACATGCATCCTAAATTCTCTTATTGCAAATTTTAAAAGAAGTATCCCATGTAAGTTGAAATCTGACTGCATAAACAGATGAGCCCACACCCAGCATCAAGATATTGCAAATAAAAAGCTTAAGGGTGGGAGGGGGATCATGACTGGGCAATGACTGTGTGATGAATCAGAGGTTTTTAAGGCAGCTGTGCAGGGATCCCACAGTGTGGAAAGTTCCCGCCGGGCAATTAACCTGTGGCACAGCTTAATTCTTCTACCAGAATACAGTCATAGTATTATGAGAATTAAGCTATAATTTCAGGCTATGTGTAAGTTTAAAGGGGAATATCAGAAGATACGCCTCTATTCAGAAGAGGAATGTGCCTGAACTTGAACGCTCCAGAGGtgactgtgttgttgtgagcGGAGAATCGCCTGCTGCGCTTGTCGTGTGGGAAAGGCAAAGTGTCAGGACATAAAAATCAGGAAATATTTGGGAGTGGCCGACCACAAAGCCATCACTGGTTACATCTGTGTGCTGGTTTAGTACTTTCTCAATAACCACTGAGACTGGAAATCAAATTTTTGGATCCTTAACTCTAACAAGCACTTAATTAGGACTTTATTCTCTCCCTCAGCTGAATGTGGGCATTGCCACTGATAAACAAAATCTACCTAAAaggttttaaaatattaaacgGACAGCGTGCTCAAGTTGTAATCTGCATGCGTCAGATCCCAGTGTTATAAAAACTCTACAGCTGATAAATAAGGAAAGTTATATCTAATCAGATCTGCTTTCAGGAAGAAAATTTAAGAGAATTTCTAAAGACAAAACACACTGTCATCCTTTTCGTTCTCTTTGTTTGTAATATAAAACCCTAACGGTAAAGGTCTGCATCCGTTTCTGTCTTTAGATGCTTGGTGTCCAAGGCACCAGTCCCAACCAGCCTGGTGAGAACGCCCGGCAGCTGGCCCGCATAGTGTGTGCCACCGTCCTGGCAGGAGAGCTGTCTCTGATGGCCGCTCTAGCTGCTGGACACCTCGTCAAAAGCCACATGACCCACAACAGGTGAGATATTTCACTCCTGCTCTCTGTGGTCTGTGAACGTTCACCCTGCGAGAGGCTGAATGTGCTCTGTTCTCTGATCCTAGATCCAAAACAACTGTGTCCGAAACCCCTTCGCAAAGCTCTGGGGACGGCAAGTGTTGACGTGACGGCCATCTTCAAAGAGTGAAATCACGCCCCCTGGAATCCGGCACAAGAGGCTCTCCTAATGATGTGCTTCTGAGGGGAGAGCTGCGGGTGGTGGAAGACAAATAACTATATCCACGCTGAAGAAATAGTTGTGCTCAGTTTGTGGCTGACTGCAAAAAGACTTTCTAGGTTGAACTGTTGCGTTGCTTATTTGTTCCATTTGCCTGCATCTTAGCGTTGCAGTAGTATTTGGTTAAGGCTTTGCTGATCTGGGAGTCGTGATATGATTTGGACGTGCATGTGCACTACGCTGCTCAAAGACTTTAACAAGTACCCAGTGTGCCTCTAAGGAGTCGTAAAGCCACAAGCTTCTCCCATCACATGCGGAAAGAGACAGATTCTACATTAATGTATGAGCTGAGATCTTCAGACAAGCAACATCTGAtttccctgaaaaaaaaaaat encodes:
- the LOC133011040 gene encoding 3-hydroxy-3-methylglutaryl-coenzyme A reductase-like encodes the protein MLARLFRLHGLLVASHPWEVIVGTLALTVCLVSMNSLAASSQMCTWNECPKVEEKIQSSDITILTITRCMAIVYIYFQFKNLRQLGSKYILGIAGLFAVFSSFVFSTVVIHFFGRELTGLNEALPFFLLLIDLSKACALAKFALSSNSQEEVRENISQGMAILGPTFTLDAVVECLVIGIGTMSGVPQLEIMCCFGCMSVLANYFVFMTLFPACVSLVLELSRESREGRPIWQLSHFAHVLAEEEDNKPNPVTQRVKIIMSLGLVLVHAHNRLANENPGHNRTVDGPVAKRLESDDTTWPLKLTSMDMEQVITLGLALLLAVKYVFFEQTEMESSLSLKSPITSSAPNQKHWVAGDCCRRDFQAQKLHKTMNGFVATHISPPAVSERKLSPEADKAITEKEEVTPAPAVSEDNSPCISGFGDSPAPAPSVPLSSSNLEPRSLEECVTILSDPQRGARFLSDAEVINLVTQHHILNYKLEMLLDTPERGVSVRREMLSTKLPVHSALACLPYKDYDYSKVMGTCCENVIGYMPVPVGVAGPLLLDEKQFHVPMATTEGCLVASTNRGCRALSLSGGCRSRILADGMTRGPVVRMPSACRAAEVKVWLETSDGFRLIKEVFDQTSRFARLEKLFGNVAGRNLYIRFQSQTGDAMGMNMLSKGTEQALLRLQQQFPDMEVMSVSGNYCTDKKSAAINWILGRGKSAVCEATIPAKVVTEVLKSSTAALLELNITKNLVGSAMAGSIGGFNAHAANIVAAIYIACGQDPAQTVGSSNCITLMEPAGANGEDLYISCTMPSIELGTVGGGTNLLPQQACLLMLGVQGTSPNQPGENARQLARIVCATVLAGELSLMAALAAGHLVKSHMTHNRSKTTVSETPSQSSGDGKC